From the Deinococcus roseus genome, one window contains:
- a CDS encoding LacI family DNA-binding transcriptional regulator gives MTVKDVAREAGVSPATVSRVLNGSARVSPDKVERVREVIERLGYKANPFSKSLLTEDLKTVGVLVPNLRDDFYGVIVNAIERRLLEHGVHMMCSLGHEDALVEEDAVQTFRSRSLNAYILLADLISDEAILELVKDNIPVVLIHRYLPELQHMCVNISNEHGGFIATQHLIELGHTRIAHITGPLNRHHTLGRYTGYMKALQQAGLPVDPALVQSVPGPQWEILQGERMTQRLLSRTRFTALFAYNDWLAIGAMRAVRAAGLRIPEDISIVSFDNRFFTEVTDPPLTGVDFPRETLGVLAADRVIALMNGQDVQMLPDLKPELVVRGSTAAVKKG, from the coding sequence TTGACCGTTAAAGATGTGGCCCGTGAAGCAGGGGTGTCCCCAGCCACGGTGTCCAGGGTGCTCAATGGCAGCGCCAGAGTGAGCCCAGACAAGGTGGAACGGGTCAGAGAAGTGATCGAACGGCTGGGCTACAAGGCCAACCCCTTCTCCAAAAGCCTGCTCACCGAAGACCTCAAGACCGTGGGGGTGCTGGTCCCCAACCTGCGGGATGACTTTTACGGGGTGATCGTCAACGCCATCGAACGCAGGCTGCTGGAACACGGCGTGCACATGATGTGCTCGCTGGGCCACGAAGACGCACTGGTGGAAGAAGACGCCGTGCAGACCTTTCGCAGCCGCAGCCTCAACGCCTACATCCTGCTGGCAGATCTGATCAGCGACGAGGCCATTCTGGAACTGGTCAAAGACAACATCCCGGTGGTCTTGATTCACCGCTACCTGCCAGAGCTGCAGCACATGTGCGTCAACATCAGCAACGAGCACGGCGGGTTCATTGCCACACAGCACCTCATCGAACTGGGCCACACCCGCATCGCCCACATCACCGGACCCCTCAACCGCCACCACACGCTGGGACGCTACACCGGATACATGAAAGCCCTGCAGCAGGCCGGACTTCCTGTTGATCCCGCACTGGTGCAATCGGTGCCCGGTCCCCAGTGGGAAATCCTGCAGGGCGAACGCATGACCCAGCGCCTGCTCTCCCGCACCAGATTCACGGCCCTCTTTGCTTACAACGACTGGCTGGCCATAGGGGCCATGCGGGCCGTCCGTGCTGCTGGGCTGCGCATCCCCGAAGACATCTCCATCGTCAGTTTTGACAACCGCTTCTTCACCGAGGTCACCGATCCGCCCCTCACCGGAGTGGATTTTCCCAGGGAAACCCTGGGGGTGCTGGCTGCAGACCGGGTGATTGCCCTGATGAACGGACAGGACGTGCAGATGCTGCCAGACCTCAAACCCGAACTGGTGGTGCGGGGGTCCACGGCTGCTGTGAAGAAAGGGTGA
- a CDS encoding SRPBCC family protein codes for MNPHQHTTTIQADPNKLWALCANPALWSRWDPEVQEATLEGSMRIGATGQLTTVKGQRFPFRVLVCDPSQTLLLSHPLSVGVDLLLKLHWEGNPAGIQLTGEIQLVGPMAALKYRMSKVQLLQRLEQRVHGLRRELESYR; via the coding sequence ATGAATCCCCACCAGCACACCACCACCATCCAGGCCGATCCCAACAAGCTGTGGGCACTGTGTGCCAACCCTGCCCTGTGGTCCCGCTGGGACCCGGAAGTGCAGGAAGCCACACTGGAAGGCAGCATGAGAATCGGAGCCACCGGGCAACTCACCACGGTGAAGGGCCAGCGGTTTCCGTTCAGGGTGCTGGTGTGTGATCCCAGCCAGACGCTTCTGCTCAGCCATCCGCTTTCGGTGGGGGTGGATTTGCTGCTCAAGCTGCACTGGGAGGGGAACCCTGCAGGCATCCAGCTGACCGGGGAAATTCAGCTGGTGGGTCCCATGGCGGCTTTAAAATACCGCATGAGCAAAGTCCAGCTGCTGCAAAGGCTGGAGCAGCGGGTGCATGGCCTCAGGCGAGAGCTGGAAAGTTACAGGTAA
- the pulA gene encoding type I pullulanase, translating to MFKRPLLLSTLVTGLVACNLAPAPTPPTLPAYPSYLQGKDLSFFKTKLGNPNLKSVLVLHYHRFDDLYNTWNVWSWIDGLEGVVTQFTEDDKFGKIAIIGSENLPAKRGFIVRKGEWEAKDTPDDRFADIPASGLAEIWVVSGQKAFYTDPKDIDLTSQAKAAFMDSSTQVKITYNIPPEKLTKDKLTLLIDGKAQTVSAITVDGKTATITLATALKPEDASKPITLTGLGIKAPLTVHLRDVLSADAYTYAGGDLGATYAPGQTTFKVWTPVSSAVRVKLFNSAADTTPFQTVNLVRGDKGVWSGSATGNLAGKFYLLEVVQYGVTKTTADPYSKAASNYFETQPLNQMKSAVVDLASTNPDNWASYTQPSLKRHTDANVYEVHIRDFTVSASSGVDAGKRGKYLGMVQTGTKLPGTSISTGLDHLKQLGVNAVQLMPTFDYGNESEGAYNWGYDPVFYNVPEGQYSTQPGNPAATIKEFKTMVKGLHENGLNVIMDVVYNHTKVTGERSPFDQLVPYYYYRTDDEGAYLNDTGVGNVIAAERPMARKFIIDSLKYWASEYHIQGFRFDLLGTVKPADVKTITEEVRKINPSLVLYGEPWTGGGPTYFGKGAQKGMNVGVFNDNFRNGIIGGVFEVDTKGFIQGAFNLAPAVQSGLGGSLNDFAQEPGESVNYATSHDNYVLWDRLTLGASKGKSEATLKQMQKMASALVQTAQGLSFMVGGEEFARSKKGNGNSYNAGDDINQFDWTRLQQFADVSAYYSNIIKLRQAHPAFHYSSRADVLAAYHPLSLNSDQGVIGFVLDGTKAKDSWNHILVVFNANEAAQKVTLPDGNWKVMVKGDTFSSAPIEMASGEYTVPALSTVIAYADTLEPLPDDPALPQLKSALNLDTTNLSEFDAAGCSTDATPTDDWGPDNILTQLCVAQDTESIYLGLQYKVGNDNLLMAFLTLAQGGPVSNLLQLDNWKRNVQFDAGVAPKYLVLHNPGQNALEFREIQDAAGTTKTLTPAVLSSKQAADGTRFLKARFLKSTFGANHGFKVSTGILGGENWGGAEILPRTGNSSSGDPASLIQIHQPLPFSY from the coding sequence GTGTTCAAACGCCCCCTTCTCCTCAGCACCCTTGTCACTGGCCTCGTGGCCTGCAACCTCGCCCCCGCTCCCACCCCACCCACGCTGCCTGCTTACCCCAGTTACCTGCAAGGCAAAGACCTCAGCTTCTTCAAAACCAAACTGGGCAACCCCAACCTGAAAAGCGTGCTGGTGCTGCACTACCACCGTTTCGACGACCTCTACAACACCTGGAACGTGTGGTCCTGGATTGATGGTCTGGAAGGCGTGGTCACCCAGTTCACCGAAGACGACAAATTTGGCAAAATTGCCATCATCGGCTCGGAGAACCTGCCTGCCAAACGTGGTTTCATTGTGCGCAAGGGCGAATGGGAAGCCAAAGACACCCCCGATGACCGCTTCGCAGACATCCCTGCCAGTGGCCTTGCCGAAATCTGGGTGGTCAGCGGCCAGAAAGCCTTTTACACCGATCCCAAAGACATCGATCTGACCAGTCAGGCCAAAGCGGCCTTCATGGACAGCAGCACGCAGGTCAAAATCACCTACAACATTCCCCCTGAAAAACTCACCAAAGACAAACTGACCCTCTTGATCGATGGCAAAGCACAGACGGTTTCTGCAATCACTGTGGATGGAAAAACCGCAACCATCACCCTGGCAACGGCCCTCAAACCCGAAGACGCCAGCAAACCCATCACCCTGACCGGGCTGGGCATCAAAGCCCCCCTGACCGTGCACCTGCGGGATGTGCTCAGCGCAGACGCCTACACCTACGCCGGGGGTGACCTGGGGGCCACCTACGCTCCTGGTCAGACCACTTTCAAAGTGTGGACGCCTGTGTCCAGTGCCGTGCGGGTCAAGCTGTTCAACAGCGCTGCAGACACCACCCCTTTCCAGACCGTGAACCTGGTCAGAGGCGACAAAGGCGTGTGGAGCGGCAGCGCAACAGGCAACCTCGCCGGGAAATTCTACCTGCTGGAAGTCGTGCAGTACGGGGTCACCAAAACCACCGCCGATCCTTACAGCAAAGCCGCCAGCAATTACTTCGAGACCCAGCCGCTCAACCAGATGAAATCCGCAGTGGTGGATCTGGCCAGCACCAACCCGGACAACTGGGCCAGCTACACCCAGCCTTCCCTGAAACGCCACACCGACGCCAACGTCTATGAGGTGCACATCCGGGACTTCACGGTTTCCGCTTCCTCTGGCGTGGATGCGGGCAAACGCGGCAAATACCTGGGGATGGTGCAGACCGGAACCAAACTGCCTGGAACCAGCATTTCCACCGGCCTCGATCACCTGAAGCAACTCGGGGTGAATGCCGTGCAACTGATGCCCACCTTCGATTATGGCAACGAAAGCGAAGGGGCTTACAACTGGGGCTACGATCCGGTGTTCTACAACGTCCCCGAAGGCCAGTACTCCACCCAGCCGGGCAACCCTGCTGCCACCATCAAAGAATTCAAAACCATGGTCAAGGGCCTGCACGAGAACGGCCTGAACGTGATCATGGACGTGGTGTACAACCACACCAAGGTCACTGGAGAGCGCTCTCCTTTTGACCAGCTGGTGCCTTACTACTATTACCGCACCGACGATGAAGGCGCTTACCTCAACGACACCGGTGTGGGCAATGTGATTGCTGCAGAGCGTCCCATGGCCAGAAAATTCATCATTGACTCCCTGAAGTACTGGGCCAGTGAGTACCACATCCAGGGGTTCCGTTTTGATTTGCTGGGCACCGTCAAACCCGCAGATGTCAAAACCATCACCGAAGAGGTGCGCAAAATCAACCCCAGCCTGGTGCTGTACGGAGAGCCCTGGACCGGAGGAGGCCCCACCTACTTCGGCAAGGGTGCCCAGAAAGGCATGAACGTCGGGGTGTTCAACGACAACTTCAGAAACGGCATCATCGGTGGCGTCTTTGAAGTGGACACCAAAGGCTTCATCCAGGGCGCATTCAATCTGGCCCCTGCAGTGCAGTCTGGTCTGGGGGGCAGCCTGAACGACTTTGCCCAGGAACCCGGAGAGAGCGTCAACTACGCCACCAGCCACGACAACTATGTGCTGTGGGACCGCCTGACCCTGGGTGCCAGCAAAGGCAAGAGCGAGGCCACCCTCAAGCAGATGCAGAAAATGGCCTCCGCACTGGTGCAGACCGCCCAGGGACTGTCCTTCATGGTCGGCGGCGAAGAGTTTGCCCGCAGCAAAAAAGGCAACGGCAACTCCTACAACGCCGGAGACGACATCAACCAGTTCGACTGGACCCGACTGCAGCAGTTCGCAGATGTGAGCGCCTACTACAGCAACATCATCAAACTGCGTCAGGCCCACCCTGCCTTCCATTACAGCAGCCGTGCCGACGTGCTGGCCGCTTACCACCCCCTCAGTCTGAACAGCGACCAGGGCGTGATCGGGTTCGTGCTGGACGGCACCAAAGCCAAAGACAGCTGGAACCACATCCTGGTGGTCTTCAACGCCAACGAAGCCGCACAGAAAGTCACCCTGCCTGATGGCAACTGGAAAGTGATGGTCAAGGGAGACACCTTCAGCAGTGCCCCCATCGAAATGGCCAGCGGTGAATACACCGTTCCAGCCCTCAGCACCGTGATTGCCTACGCCGATACCCTGGAACCCCTCCCTGACGATCCTGCCCTGCCCCAGCTCAAATCTGCCCTGAATCTGGACACCACCAACCTCTCTGAGTTTGATGCCGCTGGCTGCAGCACCGACGCCACCCCCACCGACGACTGGGGTCCCGACAACATCCTGACCCAGCTCTGCGTGGCCCAGGACACAGAGAGCATTTACCTCGGTCTGCAGTACAAAGTCGGCAACGACAACCTGCTGATGGCTTTCCTGACCCTGGCCCAGGGCGGCCCTGTCAGCAACCTGCTCCAGCTGGACAACTGGAAGCGCAATGTGCAGTTCGATGCAGGTGTGGCCCCCAAGTACCTTGTTCTGCACAACCCCGGCCAGAACGCCCTGGAATTCCGTGAAATTCAGGATGCTGCGGGCACCACCAAAACCCTCACGCCTGCTGTGCTGAGCAGCAAGCAGGCCGCAGACGGCACCCGCTTCCTGAAAGCCCGCTTCCTGAAGAGCACCTTTGGCGCCAACCACGGCTTCAAGGTCTCCACGGGCATCCTGGGAGGAGAGAACTGGGGCGGCGCAGAAATCCTGCCCAGAACTGGCAATTCTTCCAGCGGTGACCCTGCTTCCCTGATCCAGATCCACCAGCCCCTGCCGTTCTCTTACTGA